In Pelosinus sp. UFO1, one genomic interval encodes:
- a CDS encoding glutamate synthase subunit beta: MAKPTGFMEYTREVAKERSPRERVLDWNELHNSLNEEKQRIQAARCMDCGTPFCHSGVMISGAASGCPINNLIPEWNELIYKGLWEKALQRLLKTNNFPEFTGRVCPAPCEGSCTLGINEPMVTIKANECSIIDYAYVQGWMKPHPPTTRTGKKVAVVGSGPSGLACADQLNQVGHWVTVLERSDRIGGLLMYGIPNMKLDKKNVQRRIDLMAEEGILFRTNIEVGKSIPAEELLTDFDAVVLCIGATKPRDLMASGRENSGVYFAVDFLRANTKSLLDSSMKVIGIPSAKGKDVIIIGGGDTGTDCVATAIRQGCTSVVQFEILPKPPLSREPNNPWPEWPKVFKTDYGQEEAQALFGSDPREFSIMTKKIIGDETGHVKSLKTIQVEWRKDDLGKFVPLEVQGSEKEWPAQLLLIAMGFLGPEEDILKKLGVEQDIRSNVKTHNGSFATNIKGVFCAGDARRGQSLVVWAIDEGRRAAKDCDEYLMGYTNLP, from the coding sequence ATGGCAAAGCCGACAGGTTTTATGGAATACACCAGAGAAGTTGCCAAGGAGCGGTCCCCCCGAGAAAGGGTTCTAGATTGGAATGAGCTGCATAATAGTTTAAATGAAGAGAAACAGCGTATACAAGCTGCTCGCTGTATGGACTGCGGAACCCCCTTTTGTCATTCTGGTGTGATGATTAGCGGGGCGGCGTCAGGATGTCCGATCAATAATCTGATTCCTGAGTGGAACGAATTAATCTATAAGGGTTTATGGGAAAAAGCCTTGCAACGTCTTTTAAAGACCAATAACTTTCCAGAGTTTACGGGGAGAGTTTGCCCAGCGCCTTGCGAGGGTTCCTGCACATTAGGTATTAACGAACCTATGGTTACCATCAAGGCCAATGAATGTTCTATTATTGACTATGCATATGTGCAAGGATGGATGAAACCTCATCCTCCTACTACTAGAACAGGGAAAAAGGTGGCAGTGGTTGGTTCTGGTCCTTCAGGGCTTGCTTGTGCGGATCAGCTCAATCAGGTGGGACACTGGGTAACTGTACTGGAACGTTCTGACCGAATTGGCGGACTATTGATGTACGGGATACCAAATATGAAACTGGACAAAAAAAATGTGCAACGCCGTATTGATCTTATGGCGGAAGAAGGAATCCTTTTTAGAACAAACATAGAAGTAGGAAAATCAATTCCTGCCGAAGAGTTATTGACTGATTTTGATGCTGTTGTGTTGTGCATAGGAGCAACTAAGCCAAGAGACCTTATGGCAAGTGGGCGTGAAAATAGCGGGGTTTATTTTGCCGTGGATTTTCTTCGCGCCAATACAAAAAGTCTGCTGGACTCAAGTATGAAGGTGATTGGAATCCCGTCAGCCAAGGGTAAGGACGTTATCATTATCGGGGGCGGTGACACAGGTACTGATTGTGTTGCTACCGCCATACGCCAAGGCTGCACAAGTGTGGTACAGTTTGAAATACTTCCAAAACCTCCGCTTTCAAGAGAGCCTAACAATCCTTGGCCAGAGTGGCCAAAGGTCTTTAAGACAGATTATGGGCAAGAAGAAGCACAGGCGTTATTTGGATCCGATCCGCGGGAATTTTCTATTATGACAAAGAAAATCATCGGCGATGAAACTGGACACGTAAAATCCTTGAAGACGATACAGGTGGAATGGAGAAAAGATGATTTAGGAAAGTTTGTGCCTCTAGAGGTGCAAGGTTCGGAGAAAGAGTGGCCTGCTCAGTTGCTGCTGATTGCCATGGGATTTTTAGGACCGGAAGAGGACATTCTCAAAAAGCTTGGTGTGGAACAAGACATACGCAGCAATGTAAAAACTCATAATGGTAGCTTTGCCACAAATATTAAGGGAGTGTTCTGCGCTGGTGATGCCAGACGGGGGCAAAGTCTCGTTGTATGGGCGATTGATGAAGGGCGCAGAGCAGCTAAGGACTGTGATGAATATCTCATGGGATATACCAACTTGCCCTAG
- the gltB gene encoding glutamate synthase large subunit, translated as MKNYKVPPKQGLYDPQLEHDSCGMGFVVNIKGEKSNEILRRSLIGLTNLSHRGGVGSEPDTGDGAGILIQIPHAFMKKVCKDEIDLPEWGEYGIGMVFLPVDTEQRSYYEACLEDIVKSEGQELLGWRDVPTDSSSLGKTAKDCMPCIRQVFIGRGNELKRELDFERKLFVIRKRGEKVAQESSSIMAESFYISSLSSRTIVYKGMLKAEQLALFYLDLNDPSCETALALIHSRYSTNTFPSWERAHPNRYIIHNGEINTLRGNINQMHAREALFQTEVFGEDLSKVLPVINPDGSDSAMFDNCVEFLMLSGMSLPHVMMMMIPEPWSNHESMGDEKKAFYEFHSCLMEAWDGPAAMGFTDGVRIGAVLDRNGLRPSRYYVTSDGMVVLASEVGVFDIPDEKIIKKDRLYPGRMLLIDTKEGRIVNDEELKHNIVSAHPYREWLNRYIVHLDDLPDIRSETMEDKIKLVQKQKAFGYSYEDLRMILVPMAKDGVDPIGAMGNDIPLSVLSERPQLLYEYFKQLFAQVTNPPIDALREAIVTSTEVLLGSEQNLLAQKPLSCRRVKLTSPILDNHELEKLKNINISGFKAITLSTLYQVSQEDMGLKLALKALFAAAVKAVEEGVNLLILSDRGINKEYAAMPSLLAVAGLHHHLIREGLRTQASIILESGEPREVHHFACLLGYGVSAINPYMVFESITQLIKEGFMADIEVEKAISQYSKASTKGIIKILSKMGISTVQSYQGAQIFEAVGLGQVFIDKYFTRTISRIGGVGIKEIAQGIKMRHEAAFASSPLQEEGLVSGGKYQYRSHEEYHLYNPETIHKLQHACRTGNYESFKEYSKLINDNSQRKCTLRGLMVFKQGASPVPLNEVEGIDSICKKFKTGAMSFGSISKEAHETVAIAMNRIGGKSNTGEGGEDPARFHREPNGDLKCSAIKQVASGRFGVTSEYLVNAEEIQIKMAQGAKPGEGGQLPGGKVYPWIAKVRYSTPGVGLISPPPHHDIYSIEDLKELIHDLKNVNPRARISVKLVSEAGVGTIAAGVAKGLADVILISGYDGGTGASPRTSIRHAGLPWELGLAETHQTLLINNLRSRVTLETDGKLMTGRDVAIAALLGAEEFGFATAPLVALGCVMMRVCHLDTCPVGVATQNPKLREKFTGDSQHVVNFMFFVAQELREIMAMLGFRTLNEMVGRSDQLEMSSAIEHWKAKCLDYSAILYQPPVPKTVGRYYQIPQDHGLTQSLDNRLLLKLCEPALKDGEKIQATVPICNTDRVVGTILGSEITRRYGSVGLPGDTIKLNFIGSAGQSFGAFIPQGMTMILEGDANDYIGKGLSGGKMIVYPPKNINFIPEENIIIGNVAFYGATSGEAYINGVAGERFCVRNSGIQAVVEAVGDHGCEYMTEGRVVILGSTGRNFAAGMSGGIAYVFDEYGRFSHMCNKEMVELALIEDSGERAEVKGMIQNHFIYTDSNRAKKVLEEWEFVWHKFVKVIPKDYKRMLEAIEEAHTEGLAGDEALMAAFQKNHRDFARIGGN; from the coding sequence ATGAAAAATTATAAAGTGCCACCTAAACAAGGGCTTTATGATCCGCAACTTGAACATGATTCCTGCGGTATGGGATTTGTAGTCAATATAAAAGGTGAAAAATCAAATGAAATACTCCGGCGTTCTTTAATCGGTCTTACTAATTTAAGCCACAGAGGTGGGGTTGGCAGTGAACCAGACACAGGAGATGGAGCGGGGATCCTCATACAAATTCCCCATGCCTTTATGAAGAAGGTTTGTAAAGATGAAATTGATTTACCTGAATGGGGCGAATATGGAATTGGCATGGTGTTTCTTCCCGTAGATACTGAGCAGCGAAGTTACTATGAAGCTTGTCTGGAAGATATCGTTAAAAGTGAAGGACAAGAGCTTTTAGGCTGGCGGGATGTTCCCACAGATTCTTCTAGCCTTGGCAAAACGGCAAAGGATTGTATGCCATGTATCCGGCAAGTGTTTATTGGCCGAGGCAATGAATTGAAGAGAGAACTTGATTTTGAAAGAAAATTGTTCGTTATTCGTAAAAGAGGAGAAAAGGTTGCCCAGGAGTCAAGTTCGATTATGGCTGAAAGTTTCTATATTTCCAGCCTCTCTAGCAGAACGATTGTATATAAAGGGATGCTGAAGGCCGAACAGCTTGCTCTTTTTTACCTAGATTTAAATGATCCATCTTGCGAGACGGCACTGGCACTCATTCATTCACGTTACAGCACCAATACCTTCCCCAGTTGGGAAAGAGCCCATCCTAACCGCTATATCATCCATAATGGTGAAATCAATACACTACGTGGCAATATCAATCAGATGCATGCCCGCGAAGCCCTATTTCAAACGGAAGTTTTCGGTGAAGATCTTAGTAAAGTGCTGCCAGTCATCAATCCTGATGGAAGTGATTCGGCTATGTTTGACAACTGTGTGGAGTTCTTGATGCTGTCAGGTATGTCTTTGCCTCATGTCATGATGATGATGATTCCAGAACCTTGGTCTAACCACGAAAGCATGGGGGATGAAAAAAAAGCATTCTATGAATTTCACAGCTGTTTAATGGAGGCGTGGGACGGTCCAGCTGCCATGGGATTTACTGATGGTGTGAGAATAGGCGCAGTTCTCGATAGAAATGGACTACGCCCATCAAGGTATTATGTTACTAGTGATGGTATGGTGGTACTAGCTTCTGAAGTTGGCGTTTTTGATATTCCCGATGAAAAAATTATAAAAAAAGATAGGTTGTATCCAGGGAGAATGTTGCTTATCGATACAAAGGAAGGCCGGATTGTTAATGACGAAGAGCTAAAACATAATATAGTATCTGCACATCCTTATCGTGAATGGCTTAATCGATACATAGTTCATTTGGATGATTTGCCTGATATCAGATCGGAAACGATGGAAGACAAAATAAAGCTTGTGCAAAAGCAAAAAGCATTTGGCTATTCCTATGAAGACTTACGTATGATTCTAGTGCCCATGGCCAAGGACGGGGTGGATCCAATTGGTGCTATGGGCAACGATATTCCTCTCTCTGTGCTGTCGGAAAGACCACAACTCCTATATGAATATTTTAAGCAATTGTTTGCTCAAGTTACGAATCCCCCCATTGATGCATTACGGGAGGCCATTGTGACGTCTACTGAAGTGCTGCTCGGTTCTGAACAGAATCTTTTAGCACAAAAGCCGTTAAGCTGCCGTCGAGTAAAACTCACTTCACCGATACTTGACAACCATGAATTAGAAAAACTGAAAAACATCAATATTTCAGGCTTCAAAGCAATTACTTTATCCACTTTATATCAAGTGTCTCAAGAGGATATGGGCCTCAAATTAGCTCTAAAAGCGCTGTTCGCAGCAGCAGTAAAGGCAGTGGAGGAAGGTGTTAACCTTCTTATTTTATCCGATCGTGGAATCAATAAAGAATATGCGGCTATGCCATCATTGCTTGCAGTAGCAGGTCTTCATCATCATCTGATTCGTGAAGGACTGCGAACGCAGGCAAGTATTATATTGGAATCTGGCGAACCTCGTGAGGTCCATCATTTTGCCTGCCTACTTGGTTATGGTGTATCGGCAATTAATCCGTATATGGTCTTTGAATCTATAACCCAATTGATAAAAGAAGGTTTTATGGCGGACATAGAGGTAGAAAAAGCGATATCCCAATATAGTAAAGCAAGCACAAAAGGAATCATTAAGATTTTATCAAAAATGGGCATATCAACAGTACAAAGTTATCAAGGGGCTCAGATTTTTGAAGCCGTCGGTCTTGGGCAAGTTTTTATCGATAAGTATTTTACACGGACAATCTCAAGAATTGGCGGTGTTGGCATCAAAGAAATTGCCCAAGGAATCAAAATGCGTCATGAAGCTGCCTTTGCCAGCAGTCCGCTCCAGGAAGAAGGGCTTGTTAGTGGTGGCAAGTATCAGTACCGGAGTCATGAGGAATATCATCTGTATAATCCTGAAACGATACACAAGCTTCAGCATGCTTGCCGGACGGGAAACTATGAGAGTTTTAAAGAGTATTCTAAGTTAATTAATGATAATAGCCAAAGGAAATGTACGTTAAGGGGCTTGATGGTATTTAAGCAAGGAGCATCACCTGTGCCTCTTAATGAAGTGGAAGGGATTGATTCAATCTGCAAGAAATTTAAGACTGGTGCTATGTCCTTTGGTTCCATTAGTAAGGAAGCTCATGAGACGGTGGCTATCGCTATGAACCGTATTGGTGGCAAAAGTAATACTGGTGAAGGAGGCGAAGACCCAGCCCGGTTTCACCGAGAGCCCAACGGAGATTTGAAATGTAGCGCGATCAAGCAGGTTGCCTCAGGCAGGTTTGGTGTAACCAGTGAGTATTTAGTTAATGCCGAGGAAATTCAGATCAAGATGGCGCAAGGAGCAAAACCAGGTGAGGGCGGGCAACTACCTGGCGGGAAAGTGTACCCATGGATCGCCAAGGTACGATATTCGACTCCAGGTGTTGGCTTAATATCTCCGCCACCACACCATGATATTTACTCCATTGAAGACCTTAAGGAATTGATCCATGATTTGAAAAATGTTAATCCTAGGGCACGTATTAGCGTAAAGCTAGTTTCTGAAGCAGGTGTTGGTACGATTGCCGCCGGTGTTGCCAAAGGATTGGCTGATGTCATTCTGATCAGTGGTTACGACGGAGGAACAGGGGCATCACCCCGGACAAGTATCCGCCATGCTGGACTCCCTTGGGAGCTTGGCCTAGCAGAAACACATCAGACCTTACTGATCAATAATCTGCGCAGCCGCGTTACTTTGGAGACAGATGGTAAGTTAATGACGGGGCGGGATGTAGCGATTGCTGCGCTACTCGGGGCTGAAGAATTTGGCTTTGCAACAGCTCCCTTAGTCGCCCTTGGGTGTGTTATGATGAGGGTTTGTCACTTGGATACCTGTCCTGTAGGTGTTGCTACGCAAAATCCAAAGCTAAGAGAAAAGTTTACTGGTGACTCGCAGCATGTAGTGAATTTCATGTTTTTCGTTGCCCAGGAGTTACGTGAAATCATGGCAATGCTTGGATTTAGAACGTTGAATGAAATGGTTGGACGTTCTGATCAGCTAGAAATGTCATCGGCTATAGAGCACTGGAAAGCCAAGTGCTTGGATTATTCAGCCATTCTTTACCAACCTCCAGTACCCAAAACAGTAGGCCGTTATTACCAGATACCACAAGATCATGGTCTTACTCAATCTCTTGATAATCGACTTTTATTAAAGCTGTGTGAACCAGCTCTCAAGGATGGAGAAAAAATTCAAGCAACCGTACCAATATGTAATACCGACCGTGTTGTAGGAACTATCTTAGGTAGTGAAATAACTAGGAGATATGGTTCGGTGGGGTTACCTGGTGATACGATTAAATTGAATTTTATCGGTTCTGCTGGGCAAAGCTTTGGTGCTTTTATACCCCAAGGCATGACCATGATATTAGAGGGGGATGCCAACGATTATATTGGTAAAGGTCTTTCCGGAGGAAAAATGATCGTATATCCGCCTAAGAACATAAATTTTATCCCGGAAGAAAACATCATCATTGGTAATGTAGCTTTCTACGGTGCTACTAGTGGAGAGGCTTATATAAACGGTGTGGCTGGAGAACGCTTCTGTGTTCGTAACAGCGGGATCCAAGCTGTCGTAGAAGCAGTTGGAGATCATGGGTGCGAATACATGACCGAAGGACGCGTTGTGATCCTTGGCTCAACAGGTCGAAATTTTGCAGCAGGTATGTCTGGAGGTATTGCATATGTATTCGACGAGTATGGTCGATTTAGTCATATGTGTAATAAAGAAATGGTGGAGCTTGCACTGATAGAAGATAGTGGGGAAAGAGCAGAAGTCAAGGGAATGATTCAAAACCATTTTATCTACACTGATAGTAACCGGGCTAAAAAAGTACTGGAAGAGTGGGAATTTGTATGGCATAAATTTGTCAAGGTAATCCCGAAAGACTACAAACGTATGTTAGAAGCCATTGAGGAGGCTCATACCGAAGGATTAGCAGGCGATGAAGCGCTAATGGCTGCCTTTCAAAAAAATCACCGCGACTTTGCCCGCATCGGCGGAAATTGA
- a CDS encoding DUF3298 and DUF4163 domain-containing protein yields the protein MTKRFGLVAVSAVVIAIGFYLFMTVAYPNTVKVMDKEETRDKLEIAYPQIEGLSKGEVQIKFNKAIQEEVEGFAAKLNTPDHSGKVSYKVEYNDHHLLSVTLSEMLYVKHAAHPMTYLKAFTINTKTGEFYQLKDIFKQGTGYKEKINLVIEQQIAEQKIPLLKPFKGISDNQDFYLSQDGLVVYYQLYEYTPYFYGFPKFTIPYGQISDMMAIK from the coding sequence ATGACAAAACGGTTTGGCTTAGTTGCTGTGAGTGCTGTGGTTATCGCCATAGGTTTTTATTTATTCATGACAGTGGCTTATCCTAACACTGTAAAAGTTATGGACAAGGAAGAAACCCGTGATAAATTAGAGATTGCCTATCCGCAAATAGAAGGCTTATCTAAGGGAGAAGTACAGATTAAGTTTAACAAAGCGATTCAGGAAGAGGTTGAGGGGTTTGCTGCTAAGCTGAATACACCTGATCACAGTGGCAAGGTTAGTTATAAAGTAGAATATAATGACCACCACTTGCTTAGTGTGACGCTCAGCGAAATGCTCTATGTAAAACATGCAGCACATCCCATGACCTATTTGAAAGCTTTCACGATAAACACCAAGACAGGCGAATTTTATCAGTTAAAAGATATTTTTAAACAAGGTACAGGGTATAAGGAAAAGATAAATTTAGTGATTGAGCAGCAAATTGCCGAACAAAAAATACCATTGCTTAAGCCTTTTAAAGGTATAAGTGATAACCAGGATTTTTATCTTTCACAAGATGGACTCGTTGTTTATTATCAGCTTTATGAATATACCCCCTATTTCTACGGCTTTCCCAAGTTTACCATTCCCTACGGGCAAATTAGTGATATGATGGCAATAAAATAG
- a CDS encoding amino acid permease, whose protein sequence is MKKQDKGLSAWQLTMMALGTVIGGSFFLGSAVAIHTAGPGVIISYLLGGALVYVILVALSEMTVADPAPGSFRTFAEQAYGTGVGFVVGWVYWSGLVLAMSSEATAVSIILQTWLPGTSLLLLGSVVIIGVSFLNLLGADQLSKLESGLAAIKLFAIIGFILLGAALIGGFMPGAATVGVGELLAEPLLPAGIGGIAGSMLIVMFTYAGFEIIGLAATEAENPYETVPRAIRYTVISLVGLYVLSILVLLPLIPTTALTAEESPLALALTRWNLGWAGNVMTIVLVTAILSTMLAAMFGLGRMIKSLAEEGHAPLWLKDKGEMPYRGIVFSGIAMLVALALGFLLPQQVYLFLVSSGGFALLFSYVVILATHYKLRKRNGCVNGKCQLPGYPTTSWVALVGILLIIASMPLVPGQGAGLAAGLVVVALFSAIYIGKKLYQKRYYSQDKPMRENVSTRGLLQQQEMQFEIAKEVAIDQEKVKKKEKRT, encoded by the coding sequence TTGAAAAAACAAGATAAAGGATTATCGGCGTGGCAATTAACTATGATGGCACTAGGAACTGTGATTGGTGGATCTTTTTTCTTAGGATCAGCTGTTGCCATTCATACAGCTGGGCCAGGAGTTATTATTTCCTATTTATTAGGAGGTGCTTTGGTTTACGTTATACTTGTTGCTTTATCGGAAATGACGGTGGCAGATCCTGCGCCAGGTTCTTTTCGTACATTTGCAGAACAAGCATATGGCACTGGAGTAGGTTTTGTTGTAGGTTGGGTATATTGGAGTGGACTTGTTTTAGCTATGTCTAGTGAAGCTACTGCTGTATCTATTATTTTACAAACATGGCTTCCAGGGACGTCTCTTCTGTTACTGGGGTCGGTTGTCATCATTGGAGTATCTTTTCTAAATCTGTTAGGAGCCGATCAGCTAAGTAAGCTGGAAAGTGGACTGGCGGCAATAAAACTATTTGCGATTATAGGATTTATTTTGCTGGGTGCTGCTTTGATCGGCGGTTTTATGCCAGGTGCTGCAACGGTTGGCGTAGGAGAGCTTTTGGCCGAGCCTCTGCTTCCGGCGGGAATAGGGGGAATTGCTGGTAGCATGCTAATTGTAATGTTTACATATGCTGGTTTTGAAATTATCGGCTTAGCGGCAACGGAAGCTGAAAATCCTTATGAGACTGTGCCAAGAGCTATTCGCTATACAGTTATAAGTCTAGTTGGTTTGTATGTATTATCAATTCTTGTTTTATTACCCTTAATACCAACAACTGCTTTAACTGCTGAGGAAAGTCCATTAGCTCTAGCTTTGACAAGATGGAATTTAGGCTGGGCGGGAAATGTAATGACCATTGTTTTAGTTACAGCCATTCTGTCTACAATGCTGGCAGCTATGTTTGGGTTAGGTCGTATGATTAAGTCATTAGCTGAAGAGGGGCACGCGCCTTTATGGTTAAAAGATAAAGGAGAAATGCCTTACCGTGGGATTGTTTTCTCTGGTATTGCTATGCTAGTAGCTCTTGCCCTTGGATTTTTATTGCCACAGCAGGTTTATCTTTTTTTAGTGAGTTCTGGTGGCTTCGCCCTACTTTTTTCTTATGTGGTTATTCTAGCAACCCATTATAAACTAAGAAAAAGAAATGGCTGCGTTAATGGAAAATGCCAACTCCCAGGATACCCCACCACATCTTGGGTGGCCTTGGTAGGCATTCTTTTGATTATTGCCAGTATGCCTTTAGTTCCTGGACAGGGAGCCGGATTAGCTGCAGGATTGGTAGTAGTAGCTCTATTTTCAGCCATTTATATTGGTAAAAAGCTTTACCAGAAAAGATATTACAGCCAAGATAAACCTATGAGGGAAAACGTTTCTACCAGAGGTTTATTACAGCAACAGGAAATGCAATTTGAAATCGCAAAGGAAGTTGCTATTGATCAAGAAAAAGTAAAGAAAAAAGAAAAAAGGACGTAA
- a CDS encoding DUF2000 domain-containing protein, whose protein sequence is MKVAIVINKELPLGLIANASAVLGISLGKLFPEVVGESIADDNGKLHLGITTKTIPILGATREQVKTMRDKLFDEAYSDVIVVDFSEIAQRCLDYGEYTQRLSSMKNSGIHYMGLCLCGPVKKVNSFTGNLGLLR, encoded by the coding sequence ATGAAAGTAGCAATCGTTATTAATAAGGAACTGCCTCTCGGGCTGATTGCCAATGCATCAGCAGTATTGGGTATCAGTTTGGGTAAGTTATTTCCAGAGGTTGTTGGCGAAAGCATCGCAGATGATAATGGTAAACTACATTTGGGAATAACTACGAAAACAATTCCTATTTTAGGAGCCACGCGAGAACAAGTGAAAACAATGCGTGACAAATTGTTTGATGAGGCATACTCTGATGTAATTGTTGTAGATTTTAGCGAAATTGCCCAAAGGTGCTTAGATTATGGAGAATATACACAACGTCTATCAAGCATGAAGAATAGCGGGATACATTATATGGGGCTTTGTCTATGTGGACCAGTAAAAAAAGTTAACAGTTTTACTGGTAATCTAGGGCTTCTAAGGTAG
- a CDS encoding prolyl-tRNA synthetase associated domain-containing protein, with product MEKQKKVFEKLDELKLNYKVIHHPAAYTIEQMDDLGITNLDDVCKNLFLRDYKGKRHFIVVLDKDKHVDLKKMREQMGTTALSFASEERLEKYLQLSKGAVTPFGIINDTDCVVEVVFDQDLVGKNSLGFHPNENTATVWVSFDDIKKVIQQNGNKITYVTI from the coding sequence ATGGAGAAACAGAAAAAGGTTTTTGAGAAACTAGATGAATTAAAACTTAATTATAAAGTAATCCATCATCCAGCTGCTTATACAATAGAGCAAATGGATGATCTGGGAATTACCAATTTGGATGATGTATGTAAAAATCTATTTTTGCGAGATTACAAAGGGAAGCGACATTTTATTGTAGTATTGGATAAGGATAAGCACGTAGATTTGAAAAAAATGCGCGAACAAATGGGAACTACCGCGTTAAGCTTTGCGTCTGAAGAAAGGCTGGAAAAATACCTGCAACTAAGTAAAGGCGCAGTAACTCCTTTTGGGATCATCAACGATACAGATTGTGTTGTTGAGGTAGTCTTTGATCAAGATTTGGTAGGTAAAAATAGCCTTGGGTTTCATCCAAATGAGAATACGGCAACTGTCTGGGTTTCTTTTGATGACATAAAAAAAGTAATCCAGCAGAATGGCAATAAAATCACTTATGTAACTATTTAA